One Deinococcus planocerae DNA segment encodes these proteins:
- a CDS encoding tyrosine-type recombinase/integrase, with translation MTGWSLDLVRQDLHDRARDWVTLHPDERRRRAVQACAEKDAEALWSLVEAYLTQHAQSGVLISRHTLLSYRTGVRQLVDHMTNRAWKVLGPEREDAQTWIGDLIASGKSISTVQARVAAGITLYKALRWAGATQASPFEDVRLPRDRRHPLEKNAPYTESLVARVLTRARDAYGEAETPAKRSRQLEVWALLLVLTHSGLRIDEALSLRWPDVDAGDDEPHLVVQSGKGRKSRVVPISPRLADALHAYRGVTRTRRHREDFIFPYRTWQGAAYHVRPLFARRDGGNDFRGFHAFRKYMGSRLYEALGDFVAVAEVLGHANVNTTRGYVRVGVKRARQAIQQW, from the coding sequence ATGACGGGCTGGTCCCTCGACCTGGTTCGCCAGGACCTGCACGACCGGGCCCGGGACTGGGTGACCCTCCACCCCGACGAGCGCCGCCGCCGCGCCGTCCAGGCCTGCGCCGAAAAGGACGCCGAGGCGCTCTGGTCCCTGGTCGAGGCCTACCTCACCCAGCACGCGCAGTCGGGCGTCCTGATCAGCCGCCACACCCTGCTCAGTTACCGCACCGGGGTCCGGCAGCTCGTGGACCACATGACGAACCGGGCCTGGAAGGTCCTCGGTCCCGAGCGTGAGGACGCTCAGACGTGGATAGGTGACCTGATCGCTTCCGGCAAGTCGATCAGCACCGTGCAGGCCCGAGTGGCGGCGGGGATCACCCTGTACAAGGCGCTGCGCTGGGCAGGGGCTACCCAGGCCTCCCCCTTCGAGGACGTGCGCCTCCCCCGCGACCGGCGGCATCCCCTGGAGAAGAACGCGCCGTACACCGAGAGCCTCGTCGCCCGGGTGCTGACCCGCGCCCGGGACGCCTACGGGGAGGCAGAGACACCAGCAAAGCGCTCCCGGCAACTGGAGGTGTGGGCGCTGCTGCTGGTCCTCACCCATTCGGGGCTGCGCATCGACGAGGCCCTGAGCCTGCGCTGGCCGGACGTGGACGCGGGGGACGACGAGCCGCACCTCGTCGTGCAGTCGGGCAAGGGGCGCAAGAGCCGGGTGGTCCCGATCAGCCCCCGGCTGGCTGACGCGCTGCATGCCTACCGGGGGGTGACCCGGACCCGGCGTCACCGTGAGGACTTCATCTTCCCGTACCGCACCTGGCAGGGCGCGGCGTATCACGTGCGGCCGCTGTTCGCGCGGAGGGACGGGGGCAACGACTTCCGGGGGTTCCACGCCTTCCGCAAGTACATGGGGAGCCGGTTGTACGAGGCGCTGGGGGACTTCGTGGCGGTGGCGGAGGTGCTGGGGCACGCCAACGTGAATACGACGCGCGGGTACGTGCGCGTCGGCGTGAAGCGCGCCCGGCAGGCCATCCAGCAGTGGTGA
- a CDS encoding DUF2227 family putative metal-binding protein, with translation MPSGDLHTGVNLLALVGIAGPLTALHVSQDLLLSLAMGYLTGTLLITPDLDLAGHVRVRARRNWGVWGDLWRPLSLFVRHRGVTHTYIRGPLLLLGYAAVLLTLPVTALLAVDRALDVPPRVPIPDGPLLAAALGGYLLAYWLHLWLDGYRPWSVRRW, from the coding sequence ATGCCCAGCGGTGACCTGCACACCGGCGTCAATCTGCTCGCCCTGGTGGGGATCGCCGGACCCCTGACCGCCCTGCACGTTTCCCAGGACCTGCTCCTCTCGCTGGCGATGGGATACCTGACCGGGACGCTGCTGATCACGCCCGACCTCGACCTGGCGGGACACGTTCGCGTGCGGGCCCGGCGCAACTGGGGGGTCTGGGGAGACCTGTGGCGCCCGCTGAGCCTGTTCGTGCGGCACCGGGGCGTCACGCACACTTACATCCGCGGACCGCTGCTGCTGCTGGGGTACGCGGCCGTCCTGCTGACCCTGCCGGTCACCGCACTGCTCGCCGTGGACCGTGCCCTGGACGTCCCCCCGCGGGTGCCCATCCCGGACGGGCCGCTCCTTGCGGCGGCGCTAGGCGGATACCTGCTCGCGTACTGGCTGCACCTGTGGCTGGACGGCTACCGGCCCTGGAGTGTGCGCCGGTGGTGA
- a CDS encoding MarR family transcriptional regulator, which produces MNALSPLHSLHVLDLLGQGPSTTGDIAALTGLPRADAHTLLRTLQDAGLVCKAADRAGTLRLHHLTTLDIEPDEVTQERVLAEVERQRTVAALVTTTDLPRSVVTDVLARALWRGEVRCRCIGSLGVFTRSGAWQPSISGQPARNVNGNEGVCEGQDIRPFKREQGQEHVAGNNRAPRLPDMPQRPTWPATTLQGGGHPPMTRRLTLLALLALISTPAVALKDVNVILTPQQAQHYTLTLGPGALGTLVFPEAVKDVLVTRDGLVDRRKDGNRVLLAGLTGYGSTPLQIVTESGTYTWRLTLSSDHTGSIVNVTVQDPEETSPAPPTPQASAPTASLRPGAALGAEETPRFTFTATCDGNVLVMHYRVQAGSRAVTLNERQLAIHGQNGGSVLVKTNLSTLVVAPGTTRYGTVTASAADAGATPTVLWPYRVGINEYTSRTTLNVTPSSDAQR; this is translated from the coding sequence ATGAACGCTCTCTCCCCTCTCCACAGCCTGCACGTGCTCGACCTCCTCGGACAAGGCCCGTCCACCACCGGCGACATCGCGGCCCTCACCGGCCTCCCGCGTGCGGACGCCCACACCCTCCTCAGGACTCTTCAGGACGCTGGCCTGGTGTGCAAGGCCGCCGACCGCGCAGGAACTCTCCGCCTCCATCATCTGACCACCCTGGACATCGAGCCCGACGAGGTGACCCAAGAGCGGGTCCTCGCCGAGGTCGAGCGGCAGCGCACCGTGGCAGCGCTCGTGACCACCACCGATCTTCCACGCTCGGTGGTCACGGACGTGCTCGCCCGTGCGCTCTGGCGAGGCGAGGTGCGCTGCCGCTGCATCGGGAGCCTGGGGGTGTTCACCCGAAGTGGAGCCTGGCAGCCGAGCATTTCCGGTCAACCGGCGCGAAACGTGAACGGGAACGAAGGGGTGTGTGAGGGTCAGGACATCCGGCCGTTCAAGCGAGAGCAGGGCCAGGAGCACGTGGCCGGCAACAACAGGGCCCCACGGCTGCCCGACATGCCGCAGCGTCCAACCTGGCCCGCCACCACACTCCAGGGTGGAGGACATCCACCCATGACCAGACGCCTCACCCTGCTCGCCCTCCTCGCCCTCATCTCCACACCCGCCGTCGCCCTGAAGGACGTGAACGTCATCCTGACCCCGCAGCAGGCCCAGCACTACACCCTGACGCTCGGTCCCGGTGCCCTCGGCACCCTCGTCTTCCCCGAGGCCGTCAAGGACGTCCTGGTCACACGCGACGGGCTGGTCGACCGCAGAAAGGACGGCAACCGCGTGCTGCTCGCGGGCCTCACTGGGTACGGCTCCACGCCTCTACAGATCGTGACCGAAAGCGGAACCTACACCTGGCGCCTCACCCTGTCGAGCGACCACACGGGCAGTATCGTGAACGTCACGGTCCAGGACCCCGAGGAGACGAGCCCGGCCCCGCCGACTCCACAGGCCAGCGCCCCCACCGCCAGCCTCCGTCCGGGTGCGGCCCTCGGCGCCGAGGAGACCCCGCGCTTCACCTTCACCGCCACTTGCGACGGGAACGTGCTCGTGATGCACTACCGCGTGCAGGCTGGGTCCCGGGCGGTCACCCTCAACGAACGGCAGTTGGCGATCCACGGTCAGAACGGCGGCAGCGTGCTCGTCAAGACGAACCTCAGCACGCTCGTGGTCGCCCCCGGCACCACCCGCTACGGCACCGTGACCGCCAGTGCGGCCGACGCCGGGGCCACTCCCACGGTCCTGTGGCCGTACCGCGTCGGCATCAACGAGTACACCAGCCGCACGACCCTCAACGTCACGCCCAGCAGCGATGCCCAGCGGTGA